The Arachis hypogaea cultivar Tifrunner chromosome 19, arahy.Tifrunner.gnm2.J5K5, whole genome shotgun sequence genome has a window encoding:
- the LOC112776454 gene encoding heat shock cognate 70 kDa protein-like → MARKYEGHAVGIDLGTTYSCVAVWQEQHCRVEIIHNDQGNRTTPSYVAFTANQRLIGDAAKNQAAANPINTVFDAKRLIGRKYSDPVIKNDLLMWPFKVTAGADDKPMIVVTYKDQEKQFSAEEISSMVLIKMREIAEAYLESPVCNAVITVPAYFNGSQRKATRDAGAIAGLNVMRIISEPTAAAIAYGLYKRSNCGGERNIFIFDLGGGTFDVSLLTIKGNVFQVKATAGNTHLGGEDFDNRVVNYFVNEFKRKNKVDIGGDARALRRLRTACEKAKRTLSYAVTATIELDAFFKGVDLYSSITRARFEKLNMDLFRECLETVDRCITDSNVDKSSIHDVVLVGGSSRIPKVQELLQEFFKGKELCKSINPDEAVACGAAVAAALLNGGIKSSAPNLVLQDVTPLSLGQAVRGDVMSVVIPRNTTIPVKKSETFFTVHDNQSSVLKEIYEGERTRASDNNLLGRFTLSRIPPAPKGHPIFTCFDLDADGILCVTAEEKTTGNKNQITITSDKGKLSQEEIERLIEEAERYKVEDEKFLEKANAIRALEDYVYDMEKALIVSKLCPEDKKKVNSAIDKARTLLDDGNKENIETHVFVEHLNEAKLIFEPIIAKTR, encoded by the exons ATGGCCAGAAAGTATGAAGGACATGCAGTCGGAATCGACCTTGGCACAACTTACTCGTGTGTTGCCGTATGGCAGGAACAACACTGTCGAGTGGAGATCATTCATAATGATCAGGGCAACAGAACAACACCTTCCTACGTTGCTTTTACTGCCAATCAGAGGTTAATCGGAGATGCTGCTAAGAACCAAGCTGCCGCTAACCCAATTAACACTGTCTTCG ATGCTAAAAGACTCATTGGTAGAAAATATAGTGATCCGGTTATCAAGAATGATCTCTTGATGTGGCCATTTAAGGTCACTGCTGGTGCTGATGACAAACCAATGATTGTTGTTACATACAAGGATCAAGAGAAGCAATTTTCCGCAGAAGAAATCTCATCTATGGTTCTCATTAAGATGCGAGAGATTGCGGAGGCATACTTAGAGTCACCTGTTTGTAATGCTGTTATTACAGTGCCTGCATATTTCAATGGATCTCAGCGCAAAGCTACCAGAGATGCTGGCGCCATTGCAGGCCTCAATGTGATGCGAATAATTAGCGAGCCAACTGCTGCGGCTATTGCATATGGCCTTTACAAGAGATCGAATTGCGGCGGAGAGCGTAATATATTCATCTTTGATCTTGGAGGTGGTACTTTCGATGTGTCTCTCCTTACTATTAAGGGGAATGTCTTCCAAGTTAAGGCTACTGCCGGAAACACTCACCTCGGGGGAGAGGATTTTGATAACAGAGTAGTGAATTACTTTGTAAATGAATTCAAAAGAAAGAACAAGGTTGACATTGGTGGCGATGCCAGAGCCTTGAGGAGACTGAGAACTGCTTGTGAGAAGGCAAAGAGGACTTTATCATATGCCGTTACTGCCACCATTGAGTTAGATGCTTTCTTTAAAGGAGTTGACTTGTATTCATCAATAACGCGTGCTAGATTCGAAAAACTTAATATGGACCTCTTTAGAGAGTGCTTGGAAACGGTAGATCGATGCATCACTGATTCGAATGTGGACAAATCAAGTATTCATGATGTGGTGCTTGTTGGTGGCTCTTCTAGGATTCCCAAAGTGCAGGAGTTGTTGCAAGAATTTTTCAAGGGAAAGGAGCTTTGTAAGAGCATCAATCCTGATGAAGCTGTCGCTTGTGGTGCAGCTGTTGCGGCTGCTTTGTTGAATGGAGGCATTAAGAGTAGTGCCCCAAATTTGGTGCTGCAGGATGTTACTCCTCTGTCTCTTGGTCAAGCGGTAAGAGGAGATGTCATGAGTGTTGTGATTCCGAGGAATACCACCATTCCTGTAAAGAAATCAGAAACTTTCTTCACAGTCCATGACAACCAATCATCTGTGCTTAAAGAGATTTACGAGGGTGAGAGGACAAGAGCCAGTGATAACAACTTGCTTGGTCGATTTACACTTTCAAGAATCCCTCCTGCTCCTAAAGGCCATCCTATCTTCACATGCTTCGATTTAGATGCTGATGGCATCCTTTGTGTAACTGCTGAGGAGAAAACCACCGGCAATAAAAACCAGATTACCATAACAAGTGATAAGGGAAAATTGTCGCAGGAAGAAATCGAAAGGCTAATTGAGGAAGCTGAGAGATACAAGGTTGAAGATGAGAAGTTTCTTGAGAAAGCTAATGCAATACGTGCTTTGGAAGATTATGTTTATGACATGGAGAAAGCCTTAATCGTTTCTAAGCTTTGTCCTGAGGATAAGAAGAAGGTAAACTCTGCAATTGATAAGGCTAGAACTCTGCTTGATGATGGTAACAAGGAGAACATAGAAACTCATGTGTTTGTGGAGCATCTTAATGAAGCCAAGCTCATTTTTGAGCCCATTATAGCTAAGACTAGATAG